In Quercus robur chromosome 11, dhQueRobu3.1, whole genome shotgun sequence, the following proteins share a genomic window:
- the LOC126705933 gene encoding uncharacterized protein LOC126705933 isoform X9, giving the protein MAVESSSTTSRPNDDRSAIVFGGFTRSKQPSVRDDGATVSQIEWFSIEVPDADADADSHCQKQKLNPLSVMEIENECYFAALDSSIYCISSHHYRDRVQIFDLTATGGWQPGPPSIVSRVGPHKFVVDGKLYILGGLREVESPWMEVLDPKIGVWKPLPNPPVEVCDHSRNVVALLLKPKKQIIVSSPLSQRTSVYLPLECRFLTYSIDDQSWEPIDTSVSVSNLPPLCGYRQRTNTALADGDTLYWASFDQLARHELVIHAYNLITDEWFEGYLDTCDEIFGKNELLAEPHPHGLLHLGHSKFCLLLQSSFIPQRQRRDKEGFKDLNISVVATHKYPMDRSIDILDAQLLDHCSYTSKQKKPKISEDNSDGESLPFKEQFQPVIPTQQGQTCVPSASQQFQPMVQGFLSNVAMPPNLSQPSVPSVTNHVPGLPNDISGLSKFQPTSQMLAPGQPWLSFKRQSAAFATPVLQTGQQPSVIPSTDSAVTVPSLNQHSSSDWQEIRYYYNKRTGESTWDKPPELMAPIEKLHK; this is encoded by the exons ATGGCCGTCGAAAGTTCATCGACAACGTCAAGGCCAAATGACGATAGATCCGCCATCGTTTTCGGCGGTTTCACCCGGTCCAAGCAACCGTCGGTGAGGGATGATGGAGCCACCGTATCACAGATAGAATGGTTTTCCATTGAAGTCCCAGACGCAGACGCAGACGCAGACTCACACTGTCAAAAGCAAAAGCTGAATCCGCTTTCGGTGATGGAGATTGAGAACGAGTGTTACTTTGCAGCATTAGACTCCTCCATCTATTGTATTAGCAGTCATCACTATCGTGATCGAGTTCAGATTTTCGACCTTACCGCTACAGGTGGTTGGCAGCCTGGTCCTCCATCGATTGTTAGTAGAGTCGGGCCACACAAGTTCGTCGTCGACGGAAAGTTGTACATTTTAGGTGGTTTACGGGAAGTTGAGTCTCCCTGGATGGAAGTTTTAGATCCTAAAATAGGAGTGTGGAAACCGTTACCCAATCCTCCAGTGGAGGTTTGCGATCATAGTCGGAATGTTGTCGCTCTTCTTCTTAAGCCCAAGAAGCAGATTATTGTCAGTTCACCCCTTAGTCAACGTACTTCTGTCTATCTTCCTCTTGAATGTCGTTTCCTCACATACAGCATCGATGATCAGTCTTGGGAACCAATCGACACTTCCGTGTCCGTCTCCAATCTACCTCCTCTTTGTGGTTACAGGCAGAGGACTAATACTGCTTTAGCAGATGGTGATACTCTCTATTGGGCTTCCTTCGATCAGTTAGCTAGACATGAATTGGTTATACACGCTTACAATCTGATTACTGATGAGTGGTTCGAGGGCTATCTCGACACTTGCGATGAAATTTTTGGGAAGAACGAATTACTAGCTGAGCCTCATCCTCACGGTCTTCTCCATTTAGGTCATAGTAAATTCTGTCTTCTCTTGCAGTCCTCCTTCATTCCTCAGAGGCAGAGGCGAG ACAAAGAAGGTTTCAAGGACCTGAATATTTCGGTTGTGGCCACCCACAAGTATCCCATGGATCGCAGCATAGATATCTTGGATGCCCAGTTGCT GGATCACTGCTCTTATACATCAAAGCAGAAGAAACCAAAGATTTCAGAAGATAATTCTGATGGTGAGTCTCTTCCTTTCAAGGAACAG TTTCAGCCAGTTATTCCAACCCAGCAAGGACAGACATGTGTTCCATCGGCATCTCAGCAGTTTCAGCCTATGGTACAGGGGTTTCTCTCAAATGTTGCAATGCCTCCTAATCTGAGTCAACCAAGTGTCCCTTCTGTAACAAATCATGTGCCTGGCCTGCCCAATGATATTAGTGGATTGTCCAAGTTCCAACCAACATCTCAAATGCTTGCACCTGGGCAACCTTGGTTATCCTTTAAACGTCAGAGTGCAGCATTTGCGACACCAGTACTGCAGACTGGTCAACAACCTTCAGTCATCCCTTCTACAGATTCT
- the LOC126705933 gene encoding uncharacterized protein LOC126705933 isoform X5 yields the protein MAVESSSTTSRPNDDRSAIVFGGFTRSKQPSVRDDGATVSQIEWFSIEVPDADADADSHCQKQKLNPLSVMEIENECYFAALDSSIYCISSHHYRDRVQIFDLTATGGWQPGPPSIVSRVGPHKFVVDGKLYILGGLREVESPWMEVLDPKIGVWKPLPNPPVEVCDHSRNVVALLLKPKKQIIVSSPLSQRTSVYLPLECRFLTYSIDDQSWEPIDTSVSVSNLPPLCGYRQRTNTALADGDTLYWASFDQLARHELVIHAYNLITDEWFEGYLDTCDEIFGKNELLAEPHPHGLLHLGHSKFCLLLQSSFIPQRQRRGEKRIEIPYLYCVTIVVSKISNMDPDKEGFKDLNISVVATHKYPMDRSIDILDAQLLDHCSYTSKQKKPKISEDNSDGESLPFKEQFQPVIPTQQGQTCVPSASQQFQPMVQGFLSNVAMPPNLSQPSVPSVTNHVPGLPNDISGLSKFQPTSQMLAPGQPWLSFKRQSAAFATPVLQTGQQPSVIPSTDSAVTVPSLNQHSSSDWQEIRYYYNKRTGESTWDKPPELMAPIEKLHK from the exons ATGGCCGTCGAAAGTTCATCGACAACGTCAAGGCCAAATGACGATAGATCCGCCATCGTTTTCGGCGGTTTCACCCGGTCCAAGCAACCGTCGGTGAGGGATGATGGAGCCACCGTATCACAGATAGAATGGTTTTCCATTGAAGTCCCAGACGCAGACGCAGACGCAGACTCACACTGTCAAAAGCAAAAGCTGAATCCGCTTTCGGTGATGGAGATTGAGAACGAGTGTTACTTTGCAGCATTAGACTCCTCCATCTATTGTATTAGCAGTCATCACTATCGTGATCGAGTTCAGATTTTCGACCTTACCGCTACAGGTGGTTGGCAGCCTGGTCCTCCATCGATTGTTAGTAGAGTCGGGCCACACAAGTTCGTCGTCGACGGAAAGTTGTACATTTTAGGTGGTTTACGGGAAGTTGAGTCTCCCTGGATGGAAGTTTTAGATCCTAAAATAGGAGTGTGGAAACCGTTACCCAATCCTCCAGTGGAGGTTTGCGATCATAGTCGGAATGTTGTCGCTCTTCTTCTTAAGCCCAAGAAGCAGATTATTGTCAGTTCACCCCTTAGTCAACGTACTTCTGTCTATCTTCCTCTTGAATGTCGTTTCCTCACATACAGCATCGATGATCAGTCTTGGGAACCAATCGACACTTCCGTGTCCGTCTCCAATCTACCTCCTCTTTGTGGTTACAGGCAGAGGACTAATACTGCTTTAGCAGATGGTGATACTCTCTATTGGGCTTCCTTCGATCAGTTAGCTAGACATGAATTGGTTATACACGCTTACAATCTGATTACTGATGAGTGGTTCGAGGGCTATCTCGACACTTGCGATGAAATTTTTGGGAAGAACGAATTACTAGCTGAGCCTCATCCTCACGGTCTTCTCCATTTAGGTCATAGTAAATTCTGTCTTCTCTTGCAGTCCTCCTTCATTCCTCAGAGGCAGAGGCGAGGTGAAAAGCGCATTGAAATTCCTTACTTGTATTGTGTCACAATTGTTGTTTCTAAAATATCTAACATGGACCCAGACAAAGAAGGTTTCAAGGACCTGAATATTTCGGTTGTGGCCACCCACAAGTATCCCATGGATCGCAGCATAGATATCTTGGATGCCCAGTTGCT GGATCACTGCTCTTATACATCAAAGCAGAAGAAACCAAAGATTTCAGAAGATAATTCTGATGGTGAGTCTCTTCCTTTCAAGGAACAG TTTCAGCCAGTTATTCCAACCCAGCAAGGACAGACATGTGTTCCATCGGCATCTCAGCAGTTTCAGCCTATGGTACAGGGGTTTCTCTCAAATGTTGCAATGCCTCCTAATCTGAGTCAACCAAGTGTCCCTTCTGTAACAAATCATGTGCCTGGCCTGCCCAATGATATTAGTGGATTGTCCAAGTTCCAACCAACATCTCAAATGCTTGCACCTGGGCAACCTTGGTTATCCTTTAAACGTCAGAGTGCAGCATTTGCGACACCAGTACTGCAGACTGGTCAACAACCTTCAGTCATCCCTTCTACAGATTCT
- the LOC126705933 gene encoding uncharacterized protein LOC126705933 isoform X7, with product MAVESSSTTSRPNDDRSAIVFGGFTRSKQPSVRDDGATVSQIEWFSIEVPDADADADSHCQKQKLNPLSVMEIENECYFAALDSSIYCISSHHYRDRVQIFDLTATGGWQPGPPSIVSRVGPHKFVVDGKLYILGGLREVESPWMEVLDPKIGVWKPLPNPPVEVCDHSRNVVALLLKPKKQIIVSSPLSQRTSVYLPLECRFLTYSIDDQSWEPIDTSVSVSNLPPLCGYRQRTNTALADGDTLYWASFDQLARHELVIHAYNLITDEWFEGYLDTCDEIFGKNELLAEPHPHGLLHLGHSKFCLLLQSSFIPQRQRRGEKRIEIPYLYCVTIVVSKISNMDPDKEGFKDLNISVVATHKYPMDRSIDILDAQLLDHCSYTSKQKKPKISEDNSDGESLPFKEQPVIPTQQGQTCVPSASQQFQPMVQGFLSNVAMPPNLSQPSVPSVTNHVPGLPNDISGLSKFQPTSQMLAPGQPWLSFKRQSAAFATPVLQTGQQPSVIPSTDSAVTVPSLNQHSSSDWQEIRYYYNKRTGESTWDKPPELMAPIEKLHK from the exons ATGGCCGTCGAAAGTTCATCGACAACGTCAAGGCCAAATGACGATAGATCCGCCATCGTTTTCGGCGGTTTCACCCGGTCCAAGCAACCGTCGGTGAGGGATGATGGAGCCACCGTATCACAGATAGAATGGTTTTCCATTGAAGTCCCAGACGCAGACGCAGACGCAGACTCACACTGTCAAAAGCAAAAGCTGAATCCGCTTTCGGTGATGGAGATTGAGAACGAGTGTTACTTTGCAGCATTAGACTCCTCCATCTATTGTATTAGCAGTCATCACTATCGTGATCGAGTTCAGATTTTCGACCTTACCGCTACAGGTGGTTGGCAGCCTGGTCCTCCATCGATTGTTAGTAGAGTCGGGCCACACAAGTTCGTCGTCGACGGAAAGTTGTACATTTTAGGTGGTTTACGGGAAGTTGAGTCTCCCTGGATGGAAGTTTTAGATCCTAAAATAGGAGTGTGGAAACCGTTACCCAATCCTCCAGTGGAGGTTTGCGATCATAGTCGGAATGTTGTCGCTCTTCTTCTTAAGCCCAAGAAGCAGATTATTGTCAGTTCACCCCTTAGTCAACGTACTTCTGTCTATCTTCCTCTTGAATGTCGTTTCCTCACATACAGCATCGATGATCAGTCTTGGGAACCAATCGACACTTCCGTGTCCGTCTCCAATCTACCTCCTCTTTGTGGTTACAGGCAGAGGACTAATACTGCTTTAGCAGATGGTGATACTCTCTATTGGGCTTCCTTCGATCAGTTAGCTAGACATGAATTGGTTATACACGCTTACAATCTGATTACTGATGAGTGGTTCGAGGGCTATCTCGACACTTGCGATGAAATTTTTGGGAAGAACGAATTACTAGCTGAGCCTCATCCTCACGGTCTTCTCCATTTAGGTCATAGTAAATTCTGTCTTCTCTTGCAGTCCTCCTTCATTCCTCAGAGGCAGAGGCGAGGTGAAAAGCGCATTGAAATTCCTTACTTGTATTGTGTCACAATTGTTGTTTCTAAAATATCTAACATGGACCCAGACAAAGAAGGTTTCAAGGACCTGAATATTTCGGTTGTGGCCACCCACAAGTATCCCATGGATCGCAGCATAGATATCTTGGATGCCCAGTTGCT GGATCACTGCTCTTATACATCAAAGCAGAAGAAACCAAAGATTTCAGAAGATAATTCTGATGGTGAGTCTCTTCCTTTCAAGGAACAG CCAGTTATTCCAACCCAGCAAGGACAGACATGTGTTCCATCGGCATCTCAGCAGTTTCAGCCTATGGTACAGGGGTTTCTCTCAAATGTTGCAATGCCTCCTAATCTGAGTCAACCAAGTGTCCCTTCTGTAACAAATCATGTGCCTGGCCTGCCCAATGATATTAGTGGATTGTCCAAGTTCCAACCAACATCTCAAATGCTTGCACCTGGGCAACCTTGGTTATCCTTTAAACGTCAGAGTGCAGCATTTGCGACACCAGTACTGCAGACTGGTCAACAACCTTCAGTCATCCCTTCTACAGATTCT